In the Limanda limanda chromosome 1, fLimLim1.1, whole genome shotgun sequence genome, one interval contains:
- the LOC133027845 gene encoding probable polypeptide N-acetylgalactosaminyltransferase 8 translates to MIRCGYFKVSILALATASTLVYLSSIKNEVHTHSERLETAHHNDSIRSQGMLRRLDKMEKDINRLLGVIGKVEMKVPAGQKEAEVKKERKVVRKLFPNSYLFSKWGQELSEEEQREAEMLYKRYGYNAFLSDRLPLNREIPDTRPPRCAEKKYPADLPTVSVILIYLDGALSILKRAIRSIIDKTPAHLLKEIILVDDHSSNEDLKEKLNDYVTLINEERPGLVKKVRHSEQLGLTQARLSGWKSAVGDVVAIFDAHIEVHVEWAEPLLARIKEDRTIIVTPVFDRVNYDDLTLTPYMSAADAFDWALWCMYESFRPEWYELKDDTLPVWLCGGSVEVIPCSKIAHTERSSKPYLPDLSVTMKRNALRGAEVWMDEYKYNVNIAWNLPLENHGIDIGDVLERKKLRKSLNCKPFQWYLDNVYPMLDPLSDLLGYGALRNDLKPDLCIDQGPVPGNTPIIYQCHFFSPQNCYYRTDGQIYIGGIKSHKYNSNRCLVDSGSGVYPGLYDCKLAKQKNFHMLWDFKQDQPIQNRDTKRCLEIAMDENSYYKLVVNQCSGQNWKIQNLVHGRLLGPKKTI, encoded by the exons atgattAGATGTGGCTATTTTAAAGTGTCGATTTTGGCCTTAGCCACGGCTTCGACCCTGGTGTACCTGAGCTCCATAAAGAATGAGGTCCATACCCACTCGGAGAGACTCGAGACGGCCCACCACAACGATTCCATCAGAAGTCAGGGGATGCTCAGAAGGTTGGACAAGATGGAAAAGGATATAAACAGGCTGC TCGGTGTGATAGGCAAGGTTGAGATGAAGGTGCCAGCGGGGCAGAAGGAGGCAGaggtgaagaaggagaggaaggtggTGAGGAAGCTGTTCCCCAACTCGTACTTGTTCAGTAAGTGGGGACAAGAGCtgtcggaggaggagcagagggaggcggAGATGCTGTACAAGAGGTACGGGTACAACGCCTTCCTCAGTGATCGCCTCCCCCTCAACAGAGAGATCCCGGACACCAGGCCCCCcag ATGTGCTGAGAAGAAGTACCCAGCTGATCTGCCCACCGTCAGCGTGATACTGATCTACCTGGACGGGGCTCTGTCTATCCTCAAGAGGGCGATTCGCAGCATCATCGACAAGACGCCGGCTCATCTCCTGAAAGAAATCATCCTGGTGGACGACCACAGCAGTAACG AGGATTTAAAGGAGAAACTGAACGACTACGTCACCCTGATCAACGAGGAGCGTCCAGGCCTGGTGAAGAAGGTCCGGCACTCTGAGCAGCTTGGCCTCACGCAGGCCAGACTGTCGGGGTGGAAATCCGCCGTTGGGGACGTGGTGGCCATCTTTGACGCTCACATCGAAGTCCATGTGGAATG GGCAGAGCCGTTGTTAGCTCGCATTAAAGAGGACCGCACCATCATCGTCACACCGGTGTTCGACAGAGTCAATTACGATGACCTGACGCTGACTCCCTACATGTCTGCAGCTGACGCCTTCGACTGGGCTCTGTGGTGCATGTACGAGTCCTTCAGACCAGAGTGGTACGAGCTAAAGGACGATACACTACCT GTGTGGCTCTGTGGAGGCAGCGTGGAAGTCATACCTTGCTCTAAGATCGCCCACACTGAACGATCATCGAAGCCCTACCTCCCGGACCTGAGTGTCACAATGAAGCGAAACGCACTGAGGGGGGCCGAGGTTTGGAtggatgaatataaatataatgtcaACATTGCCTGGAACCTTCCTTTAGAG aatCATGGGATAGACATTGGGGATGTGTTGGAGAGGAAGAAGCTGAGGAAGAGTCTGAACTGTAAGCCTTTTCAGTGGTATCTGGATAACGTTTACCCCATGCTGGACCCCCTGAGTGACCTGCTCGGCTATGGAGCT ctgaGGAATGACTTAAAACCAGACCTGTGTATAGACCAAGGACCAGTTCCCGGGAACACACCAATTATTTATCAATGTCACTTCTTCTCGCCTCAG AACTGTTATTATCgcactg ATGGACAGATCTACATCGGCGGAATCAAATCTCACAAGTACAACAGCAACCGCTGCCTAGTGGACTCGGGCTCTGGAGTCTACCCAGGGCTGTACGACTGCAAACTGGCCAAGCAGAAGAATTTCCACATGCTGTGGGATTTCAAACAG GACCAACCGATCcagaacagagacacaaagagatgtCTGGAAATTGCGATGGACGAAAACAGCTACTACAAACTGGTTGTTAATCAGTGCAGTGGTCAGAACTGGAAAATTCAGAATCTCGTCCATGGCCGTCTGCTGGGCCCCAAGAAGACAATATGA